The Lichenihabitans psoromatis genomic interval CATCATCAAGCATGCCAAGGCGCTGAACGCCTTCACGAACCCGTCGACGAACTCCTACAAGCGTCTCGTCCCGGGCTACGAGGCACCGGTGCTGCTGGCTTATTCGGCCCGCAACCGGTCGGCATCCTGCCGCATTCCGTATACGTCGAACCCCAAGGCCAAGCGCGTCGAAATCCGTTTTCCGGATCCGACAGCGAACCCCTATCTCGCTTTCGCGGCCATGCTGATGGCCGGCCTCGACGGCATCGCCAACAAGATCCATCCCGGCGATGCGATGGACAAGGATCTTTACGATCTGCCTCCGGCAGAGTTGAAGCAGATCCCGACCGTTTGCGGCTCGTTGCGCGAAGCACTCGAGAGCCTCGACAAGGACCGTGAGTTCCTCAAGGCGGGTGGCGTGTTCCCGGACGACTTCATCGATTCCTGGATCGAATTGAAGATGACCGAAGTGATGCGTTACGAAATGACCCCGCATCCGGTTGAATTCGACATGTACTATTCGTACTGAGAGCGAACCGACGCAGTGTTGAAAAGCGGCCTTCGGGCCGCTTTTTTTATGCTGGATCGTCCCCGCTGGTTGGAGCGTCAAAAGTAGCCATGCGGCTCATGCCCTCCCGCCTTCTCGCGCTTCGGCTTTGCGCCATTCTGCTCGCCTCTTCGCTGCTGACGGAGCGGCCTGATCTTGCTGTCGCGGCGGGCGATCCGGCTCCCGTGGTCGCCGCACCAGCCGCACTGCCTGTAGCGCCGAAAGCTGGAGAGGAAAGCGTCGGACAAGCGCTGTGCCGATTAATCGAGACCTCGGCCGCCAAGGCCAGCATCCCGGTTCCGTTCTTCACGCGGTTGATCTGGCAGGAGAGCAGCTTTCGGGCCGGCGCCGTCAGCCCGGCCGGCGCGCAGGGCATCGCGCAATTCATGCCTGGAACCGCGCGGGAGCGCGGCCTCTCCGATCCGTTCGATCCTGAACAGGCCATTCCGGCCTCGGCCGCCCTACTGGCCGACCTCGTGCAGCGTTTCGGCAATATCGGCCTAGCGGCGGCGGCCTATAATGGCGGGCCTGCTCGCGCAAGCGCCTGGTTGTCCGGCAAGGGAGGGCTGCCGTTTGAAACGCAGGACTACGTGCAACGCATTACCGGGCGCAGCGCCGAGGATTGGGCTGCCGATCTCAAGGGTCACGCTCCGCCGCCGCTGCAGCCGACCCCGTCGTGCCAGCAGATCGTCGCGGACCTCCGGTTGACGACGAGTACCCGTCTCGTCGCCGAAGCGCCCTTCGCGCCCTGGGGGGTGCAACTGGCGGGCAATTTCTCGAAAGCACGGGCTCTGGCGAGTTTCGAGCGCGCGCGGAGCCGCTATGAGACGATCATCGCCGACACGCGACCCATGATCATCGGGACACGCCTCCGCACACGTGGCACCCGGGCCTTCTATCGCGTGCGGGTGCCGGCCGACAGCCGGGCCGCCGCCAACGATCTCTGCAGCAAGATCCATGCGGCGCATGGCGCCTGCATCGTGTTGCGGAGCTGACCCGCAGGCCGAGATCATTGCTTGCACCCACGAATTCCGGCATGGAGCCATGCTCTATGCCCGTCGAGGCGCAATATCTTCAGGACGATCCGGAAAGTCTCACCATGCTTGCTCCCCTCCGCGTCGGTATCGCGGGTCTTGGAACCGTTGGCGGTTCGGTGCTTCGGCGTCTCGTCGCGCAGCGTGCTCTTCTGGCCCAGCGCACCGGTCGGGACATCACCGTCACGGCTGTATCGGCCCGCGACCGAGCCAAGCCGCGTGACCTCGATCTTGCCGATCTGCACTGGTTCGACGACCCCGTCGCGATGGCGAAGTCCGACGAGATCGATCTTTTCGTCGAGCTGATAGGTGGGTCCGAGGGGCCCGCCAAGGCGGCTGTCGAGGCGGCGCTGCAGTCCGGCAAGCCGGTGGTGACAGCCAATAAGGCGCTGCTGGCGCATCACGGGATGGCGCTGGCGCGGCTCGCCGAGGAGCGCCACGCGGCTTTGGCGTTCGAGGCGTCCGTCGCCGGCGGCATCCCGATCGTCAAGACGTTGCGCGAAGGTCTCGCCGGTAATCAGGTCGAGCGCGTGCAGGGCATTTTGAACGGCACCTGCAACTACATTTTGACCCGCATGGAGGACGAAGGGCTCGCCTTTGCCGACTGTCTCGCGGAGGCGCAGCGGCTGGGCTATGCCGAGGCCGACCCGACCTTCGACGTCGATGGCTTCGACACCGCCCATAAACTCGCGATTCTGGCCACTTTGGCGTTTGGCGTGGCACTCGATATCGAATCGCTGCACATCGAAGGAATTCGCGCCATAACCCCGGCCGATCTCAAGTCGGCAGATGAATTGGGCTACCGCATCAAGCTTTTGGGCATCGCACAACGCGTCGGCACCCGAATCGACGGCCGTGTGCACCCGACAATGGTGCCGAAGACCTCGGCTTTGGCCCAGGTCGGCGGCGTGATCAACGCCGTTACGGTCTTCGCCGACGCCGTGCGTGAATTGACGCTCATCGGCCCGGGCGCAGGCGGGGAAGCCACGGCCTCGGCCGTCGTCGCGGATGTCGCCGACATCGCGCGGGGTGTGCGCTCCGCGCCGCTCGGGCTGCCGGTGGCCGTGCTGGAACAGGCCGACACCCTGCCGCTCCGCGATCACGCCGGCGGTTATTATATCCGTCTGTCGGTGCGCGATACGCCCGGAGCGGTGGCGGCCATCGCGGCCCGCATGGCCGAGCGGAGCATTTCGTTCGAAAGCGTGGTGCAGCGGCACCCGCCCCGGCGCGATCCGGGCTCCTCCGGGACGGTGCCGGTTGTGCTCGTCACCTATCGCACAGTGGAATCGGCCTTGCAGACTGCACTCGACGCGGTCGTGGCGGACGGTTACATCGCCGAAGCGCCGCAAGTGATCCGCATCGAACGAGAGTAGCCGCCGCGCTTCATTGCTTTAGACGACCTAGGGAGATTGAACCGGTGACCGACCTCATCATTCAGCAGCAGGACATCATCGAGCGCATCTTGACGCTCGAACTCGTGCGCGTGACCGAGCGGGCCGCCGTCTCGGCGGCGCGGCTGCGGGGACGAGGCGACGAGAAAGGAGCCGATCAGGCCGCTGTCGATGCCATGCGACGCGAGCTGAACCGCCTGCCGATCGACGGCACCATCGTGATCGGCGAGGGCGAGCGCGACGAAGCTCCCATGCTGTTCATTGGCGAGCGTGTCGGCACGCGCACGGGGCCGAAAGTCGACATCGCTGTCGATCCTTTGGAGGGCACGACACTTTGCGCGAAGGACATGCCCGGCTCGATCGCCGTCATGGCGATGGCGCAATCGGGCGCGCTGCTGAACGCACCCGATGTCTATATGGAAAAGATTGCCATCGGTCCGGGTTACCCGCGCGGCATCGTGCATCTCGACATGACGCCGGAAGAGAACATCCGCTCTCTGGCCAAGGCGAAGGGGGTCAGCCCGGCCGAGATCACGGTCTGTGTTCTCGACCGGCCTCGGCATGAAGAGTTGATCGCGGCCTGCCGCCGTGCGGGTGCGTCGATCCGGCTTCTCACCGATGGCGACGTGGCCGGAATCATTCTCACGTCGCGGTCGCATCAGACTGGCGTCGATCTCTATCTTGGCACAGGAGGCGCACCCGAGGGCGTGCTGGCGGCCGGTGCCTTACGGTGCGTCGGCGGCCAGATGCAGGGTCGGCTGATCCTCGATAGCGAAGCCAAGCGCGAACGCGCCGCCAAAATGGGAATCAGCGATCCGACGAAGATCTACGACATGAAGGACCTCGCGTCCGGAGACGTCGTGGTCGCGGCAACCGGCGTCACCAACGGCGAATTGCTGTCCGGCGTCCAGTTCCGCAAAGACGTGATCGAGACCGAGACGCTGATCTATCGATCGGTCACCGGAACGGTCCGCCGCATTCACGCCGAACATCGCGAACTCGGCAAGTTTCGTCTCGACTGATCACCCGTCAGTCTCAGCAAAACGAAAAGGCCGTGGAGATGATCCACGGCCTTTTTTTATGTCGGAAAGCGAAGTGCCGTTAGTGGAAATTGCCACCGAACAGCAGGTAGAGGATCAGCAGAATGCCGAGGATACCGATGATGCCGATGCCGCCATTGCCATAATAACCGGCACGTCGGCCATAGAATCCGCCGCCGCCGAACAGGACGAGAACGATGATGATCAAAAGAATCAATGTCATGAGAGGCTCCAAATGTTGGCCGAACCACGTCATGAACAAACATGGTCAAGCCGATCGTCTCGTGCGGGCGCCAAGTCCGGATCCAGTGACCGGAGATGAACAACCTTACGTTGGATAAACCCACAAACATCTGAGTGGGTCCACGGTTCGCGACAAAATTGTGGAAAAATTGCGTCAGCTTGACTGTAGACGGTGACCCTACGTCATGCAACGACGTCCCGGTGGGTTGTCGAGGGTCTGCTTCACAACGGCGGTGCAATCTTCGCAACGGAGACACCTCGCCACAGAATCGAAATGACGCAACGGAGGTTTCTGCCGTTGCCGATCGGGAAAATCCCGAGCGTCAAACGGCGCGGTCCATCCGCGACCCCGTCTTGGTGTCGGGCAAGAACAGGTAAACCACGAGCGAGATGGCGATACAGGCGGTGGCGTACCAATAGAAGCCGGTCTCAAAACCGTTCTTCTTGAACGTCAGGGCGACGTAGTCGACCGAGCCGCCAAAGATCGCTGCCGTGAACGCATAGGGTAAACCGACCCCGACGGCGCGGATCGCGGTCGGGAATAGCTCTGCCTTCACGATCGCCGTGATCGACGTGTAGCCACTGACGATCAACCAGGCGAGGCAGATCAACCCCATCGCGACCCATGGGCTTTTCGTATCATGCAGCGCGCTCAGGAGCGGAACGGTGCCGAGCGTGCCGAGCACCCCAAAGCCGACCAGCAATGGCTTGCGGCCGATCCGGTCGGAGATCGCGCCATAGATCGGCTGGAGCATGATGGCGAACAGTAGCGAGACCGCGGTCACCAGCGTGGTCTGGTCGTCTGTCAAACCCACCGAGAGCTTCAGGAACTTCTGCATGTAGGTCGTGTAGGTGTAAAAGGCCGAGGTGCCCCCGATCGTGATCCCGATCACGAGAAGCATTCCGCGCCAGTTTCCGGCGATCAAGCTCCAGAAACTCACGCGCGTCGCATCGGCCTTGGCGGTTTTGAACAGTTCCGTTTCGGCGAGATCGCGGCGCATGTAATAGCCGTAGACGGCCAGAAGAGCGCCGATCACGAAGGGAATGCGCCAGCCCCACGCCTTCAACTGGTCCGGCGTCAGCAGCAGCTTCTGAAGCACCAGCAGCACCACGAGCGCCAGCAATTGACCGCCGATCAG includes:
- a CDS encoding lytic transglycosylase domain-containing protein, producing the protein MRLMPSRLLALRLCAILLASSLLTERPDLAVAAGDPAPVVAAPAALPVAPKAGEESVGQALCRLIETSAAKASIPVPFFTRLIWQESSFRAGAVSPAGAQGIAQFMPGTARERGLSDPFDPEQAIPASAALLADLVQRFGNIGLAAAAYNGGPARASAWLSGKGGLPFETQDYVQRITGRSAEDWAADLKGHAPPPLQPTPSCQQIVADLRLTTSTRLVAEAPFAPWGVQLAGNFSKARALASFERARSRYETIIADTRPMIIGTRLRTRGTRAFYRVRVPADSRAAANDLCSKIHAAHGACIVLRS
- a CDS encoding DUF3309 domain-containing protein, whose amino-acid sequence is MTLILLIIIVLVLFGGGGFYGRRAGYYGNGGIGIIGILGILLILYLLFGGNFH
- the glpX gene encoding class II fructose-bisphosphatase codes for the protein MTDLIIQQQDIIERILTLELVRVTERAAVSAARLRGRGDEKGADQAAVDAMRRELNRLPIDGTIVIGEGERDEAPMLFIGERVGTRTGPKVDIAVDPLEGTTLCAKDMPGSIAVMAMAQSGALLNAPDVYMEKIAIGPGYPRGIVHLDMTPEENIRSLAKAKGVSPAEITVCVLDRPRHEELIAACRRAGASIRLLTDGDVAGIILTSRSHQTGVDLYLGTGGAPEGVLAAGALRCVGGQMQGRLILDSEAKRERAAKMGISDPTKIYDMKDLASGDVVVAATGVTNGELLSGVQFRKDVIETETLIYRSVTGTVRRIHAEHRELGKFRLD
- a CDS encoding MFS transporter, which translates into the protein MTDTEMVRRSSRIGAAPVGRWQQTRSILIGSIGNLIEWYDVYAYSAFALYFAGSFFPQTDPVAQQLSAASLFAVAFLMRPVGSLLFGYFADRFGRRTSLTWSVLLMCFGSLLIAVSPTYATIGVWAPVILSLARILQGLSQGGEYGTSATYLSEMSEPQHRGFYSGVWYVTLIGGQLLALVVLLVLQKLLLTPDQLKAWGWRIPFVIGALLAVYGYYMRRDLAETELFKTAKADATRVSFWSLIAGNWRGMLLVIGITIGGTSAFYTYTTYMQKFLKLSVGLTDDQTTLVTAVSLLFAIMLQPIYGAISDRIGRKPLLVGFGVLGTLGTVPLLSALHDTKSPWVAMGLICLAWLIVSGYTSITAIVKAELFPTAIRAVGVGLPYAFTAAIFGGSVDYVALTFKKNGFETGFYWYATACIAISLVVYLFLPDTKTGSRMDRAV
- a CDS encoding homoserine dehydrogenase, with the translated sequence MLAPLRVGIAGLGTVGGSVLRRLVAQRALLAQRTGRDITVTAVSARDRAKPRDLDLADLHWFDDPVAMAKSDEIDLFVELIGGSEGPAKAAVEAALQSGKPVVTANKALLAHHGMALARLAEERHAALAFEASVAGGIPIVKTLREGLAGNQVERVQGILNGTCNYILTRMEDEGLAFADCLAEAQRLGYAEADPTFDVDGFDTAHKLAILATLAFGVALDIESLHIEGIRAITPADLKSADELGYRIKLLGIAQRVGTRIDGRVHPTMVPKTSALAQVGGVINAVTVFADAVRELTLIGPGAGGEATASAVVADVADIARGVRSAPLGLPVAVLEQADTLPLRDHAGGYYIRLSVRDTPGAVAAIAARMAERSISFESVVQRHPPRRDPGSSGTVPVVLVTYRTVESALQTALDAVVADGYIAEAPQVIRIERE